A genomic window from Lotus japonicus ecotype B-129 chromosome 1, LjGifu_v1.2 includes:
- the LOC130734428 gene encoding cleavage stimulation factor subunit 50, translating to MDNNSNSDQIVLDGKLYRLLNSLIVAHLRDNNLTQAATAVASATMSPLNVEAPPNRLLELFAKGLAVEKDDVSRKTSSSPFRDLGASFPVPRPGATAIDFSFVPDIKGSSKSFPKHETRHLSEHKNIVRCAKFSPDGRFVATGSADTSIKLFEVSKIKQMLLPEAKDGPVRSVIRTYYDHIQPINDLDFHPQGTILISGAKDQTIKFFDISKTNAKRSSRVIQDTHNVRSVSFHPSGDFLLAGTDHAIPHLYDINTFQCYLSANLLDISPNGAINQVRYSSTGAMYVTACKDGAIRLWDGITANCVRTIIGAHGTAEATSAIFTRDQRFVLSCGKDSTIKLWEVASGRLVKQYLGATHTQLRCQAMFNETEEFILSVDEFSNEIVIWDAITSEKVAKWPSNHVGAPRWLEHSPVESAFISCGTDRSVRFWKENL from the exons GGATAACAACAGTAACTCAGACCAAATTGTACTCGATGGCAAACTCTACAGACTCCTCAATTCTCTGATCGTCGCTCATCTTCGTGACAACAATCTCACTCAG GCTGCAACTGCTGTTGCTTCAGCAACCATGTCACCACTGAATGTAGAAGCACCTCCCAACAGGCTTCTTGAGCTCTTTGCTAAG GGTCTTGCAGTGGAAAAAGATGATGTGTCAAGAAAgacttcatcttctcccttccGCGATTTGGGTGCATCATTCCCAGTGCCTCGTCCTGGCGCAACAGCCATTGATTTCAG CTTTGTGCCAGATATAAAAGGTTCATCCAAGAGCTTCCCAAAGCATGAGACACGACATCTTTCAGAACACAAG AATATTGTCAGATGTGCTAAGTTTAGTCCTGATGGAAGGTTTGTTGCCACTGGAAGTGCAGATACATCAATAAAGCTATTTGAg GTTTCAAAGATCAAGCAGATGTTGCTTCCTGAAGCAAAGGATGGTCCTGTGCGGTCCGTCATACGAACATATTATGACCATATACAA CCAATAAATGATTTGGATTTTCATCCGCAAGGTACTATCCTGATTTCTGGAGCCAAAGATCAAACAATAAA GTTTTTTGATATTTCAAAAACCAATGCAAAGAGATCATCCAGGGTTATCCAG GACACACACAATGTTCGCTCTGTTTCTTTTCACCCCTCTGGGGATTTTCTGCTGGCTG GGACTGATCATGCAATTCCACATTTGTATGATATAAACACCTTTCAGTGTTATCTATCAGCAAATCTCCTGGATATTAGTCCTAATGGAGCCATAAACCAG GTCAGATATTCTTCTACAGGTGCCATGTATGTTACAGCTTGTAAAGATGGTGCTATTCGGTTATGGGATGGCATCACCGCCAATTGTGTGCGCACAATAATTGGAGCACATGGAACAGCTGAGGCTACCAGTGCAATTTTTACAAGAGATCAAAG GTTTGTCCTCTCCTGCGGGAAGGATTCTACCATAAAGCTTTGGGAAGTCGCCTCTGGAAGATTAGTCAAACAGTATCTCGGAGCTACACATACACAGCTAAGATGCCAG GCAATGTTTAATGAGACAGAAGAATTTATTCTTTCTGTAGATGAATTCAGCAATGAG ATCGTTATCTGGGATGCGATAACATCAGAAAAAGTAGCAAAGTGGCCTTCTAATCATGTCGGTGCACCCCGCTGGCTTGAACACTCACCAGTAGAGTCTGCTTTTATTTCATGTGGAACTGATAGGTCAGTTCGGTTTTGGAAGGAAAATCTATAG